The Patescibacteria group bacterium DNA window GATCGGCTTGATCAAAGCATTGACGATACCCAGGATCAACGCCGCGATCAGTGCCGCCCAGACGGAAGAAATTGCCACTGCGCCAGCCGAGAAACCGTTGATAATGTAGGCCGCGATCACGATAGCCAAAGTCGACAACAGCCAATTGAGAATAAATTTCATCTTATTGAAAATTAAAACTAATATGGTAA harbors:
- a CDS encoding phage holin family protein, which encodes MKFILNWLLSTLAIVIAAYIINGFSAGAVAISSVWAALIAALILGIVNALIKPI